One part of the Paramormyrops kingsleyae isolate MSU_618 chromosome 2, PKINGS_0.4, whole genome shotgun sequence genome encodes these proteins:
- the LOC111858736 gene encoding uncharacterized protein, whose amino-acid sequence MRPQDLTAMTARCCPWVVFILCMSWSRGGQCLPMPQMPTLPIASERDIALGTGPAFERWRRESIEMQREHCALLAAPWKETRGGGDRGHQYRLRILSLPEGGPRRAVFPEQTLFSFVRRVYRCCQMGFLCRSIKGIQGQLSADSEVEFLLSPDVLSATVTRAEVHLHISNPLHLRVEPWLATHKRPTRYRVWAGHGKLELMLDLLFLFQGLQEAIGGTRGGSSLVDFRRVGGLARQSGAGLRVGQVGSSPQETDTGLWEGPLPWALELGLVLHCTREGGGEAVPCENNGVHLLYTPFFAISYQ is encoded by the exons ATGCGACCGCAAGACCTTACTGCCATGACTGCGCGCTGCTGCCCTTGGGTGGTCTTCATATTGTGCATGAGTTGGAGCAGAGGAGGTCAGTGTCTGCCGATGCCGCAAATGCCCACGCTGCCCATTGCTAGCGAACGGGACATCGCGCTGGGGACGGGGCCCGCATTCGAAAGATGGCGGCGAGAAAGCATTGAGATGCAGCGGGAACACTGCGCGCTTTTGGCGGCGCCCTGGAAGGAGACCCGAGGCGGCGGGGACCGGGGACATCAGTACCGACTCAGGATCCTCTCCCTACCGGAGGGGGGTCCTCGTCGCGCAGTCTTCCCTGAACAGACGCTGTTCAGCTTCGTAAGGCGGGTTTACCGATGCTGTCAGATGGGATTCCTCTGCCGGAGCATCAAGGGCATTCAGGGCCAGCTGAGTGCGG ACTCTGAGGTGGAGTTTTTGCTCAGTCCTGACGTCTTGTCAGCGACGGTGACGAGAGCAGAGGTACACCTGCACATCTCCAATCCACTGCACCTCAGAGTGGAGCCATGGCTGGCAACACACAAGCGTCCCACACG ATACCGCGTCTGGGCGGGGCACGGCAAGCTGGAGCTCATGCTCGACCTGCTCTTCCTATTCCAGGGCCTTCAAGAGGCCATCGGTGGAACTCGGGGGGGGTCCAGCCTGGTAGACTTTCGCAGAGTGGGGGGCCTGGCGAGGCAGAGTGGGGCAGGACTTAGGGTGGGGCAGGTTGGCTCCTCTCCCCAGGAGACAGACACTGGTTTGTGGGAGGGCCCCCTGCCCTGGGCTCTGGAGCTCGGCCTGGTGTTGCATTGCaccagggaggggggaggggaagccGTGCCCTGCGAAAACAATGGAGTGCACCTCCTTTACACACCTTTCTTTGCCATATCCTACCAGTAG